From Panicum hallii strain FIL2 chromosome 2, PHallii_v3.1, whole genome shotgun sequence, a single genomic window includes:
- the LOC112879287 gene encoding transcription factor MYB124 isoform X1, translating into MATGPDLSSSSGAAAAAVPDAAPGASAKKDRTIVSWSAEEDSVLRAQIAHHGTDNWTIIAAQFKDKTARQCRRRWYNYLNSECKKGGWSREEDMLLCEAQKLLGNRWTEIAKVVSGRTDNAVKNRFSTLCKRRAKDDEPFQENGTPCSNTNAKRVLTKTGCVTPGAAGSSLPMKQISSDLKENIVPNMILFGQEKGTQQDARQPLANISSNNQQNLNTVKSQNLVATTTKTLLGPEQHCVKQEGNFMKKDDPKVAILLQQADLLCSLATKINHEDTSQSMDEAWQQLQHHLVKKEDNGMSENSGSGIASLLEELDDLIVDPYESKEEDEEKLREQNGQRQTDVENMQCSDPSQASMEVTSNMAPDEMMEDHTVGNCKEVSSLCRYMLSGSMEPCSGAKITASENLSEVAEDRRLQQVESTSPVLTDFDDFIIDPYENKEEDEQNLRCLCIIPMIRELNGQIDVHDHQSYCPSQATMEDNNLCRNVLSGSMEPSPGAEKAASENLSEVAEKRRFQCMESTSPVPTNFQTKEYGETPVPENLNEVAEDSRLQRVEFTSPAHTLLRAKAGAETFASPRIAVVAKDSKLPSMEFSSPADTVIRAKAGAETYASPRIAVVAKDSKLPSMEFTSPAHTVATFQPYADDMPTPKFTASERNFLLSVLELTSPGLRPETSQQPSCKRALLNSL; encoded by the exons ATGGCGACCGGGCCCGATCtgagctcctcctccggcgccgccgcggcggccgtgccgGACGCCGCGCCGGGGGCCTCCGCCAAGAAGGACCGCACCATCGTCAGTTGGAGCGCCGAG GAGGACAGCGTGCTTCGTGCTCAAATCGCGCATCATGGTACCGATAA CTGGACAATTATAGCGGCGCAATTCAAGGACAAGACGGCCAGGCAGTGCAGGAGAAG ATGGTACAATTATTTGAACTCAGAGTGCAAGAAAGGCGGGTGGTCCAGGGAAGAGGATATGCTATTGTGTGAG GCTCAAAAACTTCTAGGCAACAGGTGGACTGAAATTGCTAAGGTTGTATCAGGAAG AACTGATAATGCAGTGAAGAATAGGTTTTCTACTTTATGCAAAAGGAGGGCCAAGGATGACGAGCCATTCCAAGAAAATGGTACACCATGTTCGAACACAAATGCAAAGAGGGTTCTCACAAAAACAGGATGTGTGACACCTGGTGCAGCAGGCTCCTCGCTGCCCATGAAGCAGATAAG TTCCGATTTGAAGGAGAACATTGTACCAAATATGATATTATTTGGACAGGAAAAGGGCACACAACAAGATGCCCGGCAACCTCTTGCTAACATTTCTTCAAATAATCAACAAAATCTGAATACAGTGAAATCCCAAAATCTTGTtgccacaaccacaaaaacattACTTGGTCCAGAACAACACT GTGTGAAGCAGGAGGGTAACTTCATGAAGAAGGATGATCCAAAAGTTGCTATTTTATTGCAGCAAGCTGATTTGCTTTGCTCCCTTGCAACAAAAATTAATCATGAGGATACAAGCCAAAGCATGGATGAAGCATGGCAG CAACTACAGCATCATTTAGTGAAAAAAGAGGACAATGGAATGTCAGAAAATAGCGGGTCTGGAATTGCTTCACTCTTAGAGGAACTTGATGATTTAATTGTTGACCCCTATGAGAGTAAAGAGGAAGATGAAGAGAAGTTAAG GGAGCAGAATGGACAAAGACAAACTGATGTGGAGAATATGCAATGTAGCGATCCTTCACAAGCTAGCATGGAAGTAACATCTAATATGGCCCCTGATGAAATGATGGAAGATCACACAGTAGGTAACTGCAAAGAAGTTAGTAGTCTTTGTAGATACATGCTTTCTGGAAGTATGGAACCTTGCTCAG GTGCAAAAATAACAGCATCTGAGAATTTGAGCGAGGTTGCCGAAGATAGAAGGCTTCAACAAGTGGAATCTACATCTCCTGTTCTAACAGATTTTGATGATTTTATCATAGACCCCTATGAGAATAAAGAGGAAGATGAACAAAACCTAAG ATGCTTATGTATCATACCAATGATCAGGGAGCTGAATGGGCAGATTGATGTGCACGATCATCAGTCTTATTGTCCTTCACAAGCTACAATGGAAGATAATAATCTTTGCAGAAATGTGCTTTCTGGAAGTATGGAACCTTCACCAG GCGCAGAAAAAGCAGCATCTGAAAATTTGAGCGAGGTTGCCGAAAAAAGAAGATTTCAATGCATGGAATCTACCTCTCCCGTTCCAACAAATTTTCAAACTAAAGAGTATGGAGAAACACCAGTACCAGAGAACCTTAATGAGGTTGCTGAAGATAGCAGGCTCCAACGTGTTGAATTTACCTCCCCTGCTCATACACTTCTCCGAGCTAAAGCAGGTGCAGAAACATTTGCATCCCCAAGAATTGCTGTTGTTGCAAAAGATAGCAAGCTTCCATCTATGGAATTCAGTTCCCCTGCTGACACAGTTATCCGAGCTAAAGCAGGTGCAGAAACTTATGCATCCCCAAGAATTGCTGTGGTTGCGAAAGATAGCAAGCTTCCATCTATGGAATTCACTTCCCCTGCTCATACAGTCGCAACATTCCAGCCATATGCTGACGACATGCCTACTCCAAAATTCACCGCTAGT GAGAGGAATTTTTTGTTGTCTGTGTTAGAGCTGACCTCACCAGGCTTGAGGCCAGAAACTTCTCAGCAGCCATCTTGCAAGAGGGCTCTTCTTAATAGCCTTTGA
- the LOC112879287 gene encoding transcription factor MYB124 isoform X4 gives MATGPDLSSSSGAAAAAVPDAAPGASAKKDRTIVSWSAEEDSVLRAQIAHHGTDNWTIIAAQFKDKTARQCRRRWYNYLNSECKKGGWSREEDMLLCEAQKLLGNRWTEIAKVVSGRTDNAVKNRFSTLCKRRAKDDEPFQENGTPCSNTNAKRVLTKTGCVTPGAAGSSLPMKQISSDLKENIVPNMILFGQEKGTQQDARQPLANISSNNQQNLNTVKSQNLVATTTKTLLGPEQHCVKQEGNFMKKDDPKVAILLQQADLLCSLATKINHEDTSQSMDEAWQQLQHHLVKKEDNGMSENSGSGIASLLEELDDLIVDPYESKEEDEEKLREQNGQRQTDVENMQCSDPSQASMEVTSNMAPDEMMEDHTVGNCKEVSSLCRYMLSGSMEPCSGAKITASENLSEVAEDRRLQQVESTSPVLTDFDDFIIDPYENKEEDEQNLRELNGQIDVHDHQSYCPSQATMEDNNLCRNVLSGSMEPSPGAEKAASENLSEVAEKRRFQCMESTSPVPTNFQTKEYGETPVPENLNEVAEDSRLQRVEFTSPAHTLLRAKAGAETYASPRIAVVAKDSKLPSMEFTSPAHTVATFQPYADDMPTPKFTASERNFLLSVLELTSPGLRPETSQQPSCKRALLNSL, from the exons ATGGCGACCGGGCCCGATCtgagctcctcctccggcgccgccgcggcggccgtgccgGACGCCGCGCCGGGGGCCTCCGCCAAGAAGGACCGCACCATCGTCAGTTGGAGCGCCGAG GAGGACAGCGTGCTTCGTGCTCAAATCGCGCATCATGGTACCGATAA CTGGACAATTATAGCGGCGCAATTCAAGGACAAGACGGCCAGGCAGTGCAGGAGAAG ATGGTACAATTATTTGAACTCAGAGTGCAAGAAAGGCGGGTGGTCCAGGGAAGAGGATATGCTATTGTGTGAG GCTCAAAAACTTCTAGGCAACAGGTGGACTGAAATTGCTAAGGTTGTATCAGGAAG AACTGATAATGCAGTGAAGAATAGGTTTTCTACTTTATGCAAAAGGAGGGCCAAGGATGACGAGCCATTCCAAGAAAATGGTACACCATGTTCGAACACAAATGCAAAGAGGGTTCTCACAAAAACAGGATGTGTGACACCTGGTGCAGCAGGCTCCTCGCTGCCCATGAAGCAGATAAG TTCCGATTTGAAGGAGAACATTGTACCAAATATGATATTATTTGGACAGGAAAAGGGCACACAACAAGATGCCCGGCAACCTCTTGCTAACATTTCTTCAAATAATCAACAAAATCTGAATACAGTGAAATCCCAAAATCTTGTtgccacaaccacaaaaacattACTTGGTCCAGAACAACACT GTGTGAAGCAGGAGGGTAACTTCATGAAGAAGGATGATCCAAAAGTTGCTATTTTATTGCAGCAAGCTGATTTGCTTTGCTCCCTTGCAACAAAAATTAATCATGAGGATACAAGCCAAAGCATGGATGAAGCATGGCAG CAACTACAGCATCATTTAGTGAAAAAAGAGGACAATGGAATGTCAGAAAATAGCGGGTCTGGAATTGCTTCACTCTTAGAGGAACTTGATGATTTAATTGTTGACCCCTATGAGAGTAAAGAGGAAGATGAAGAGAAGTTAAG GGAGCAGAATGGACAAAGACAAACTGATGTGGAGAATATGCAATGTAGCGATCCTTCACAAGCTAGCATGGAAGTAACATCTAATATGGCCCCTGATGAAATGATGGAAGATCACACAGTAGGTAACTGCAAAGAAGTTAGTAGTCTTTGTAGATACATGCTTTCTGGAAGTATGGAACCTTGCTCAG GTGCAAAAATAACAGCATCTGAGAATTTGAGCGAGGTTGCCGAAGATAGAAGGCTTCAACAAGTGGAATCTACATCTCCTGTTCTAACAGATTTTGATGATTTTATCATAGACCCCTATGAGAATAAAGAGGAAGATGAACAAAACCTAAG GGAGCTGAATGGGCAGATTGATGTGCACGATCATCAGTCTTATTGTCCTTCACAAGCTACAATGGAAGATAATAATCTTTGCAGAAATGTGCTTTCTGGAAGTATGGAACCTTCACCAG GCGCAGAAAAAGCAGCATCTGAAAATTTGAGCGAGGTTGCCGAAAAAAGAAGATTTCAATGCATGGAATCTACCTCTCCCGTTCCAACAAATTTTCAAACTAAAGAGTATGGAGAAACACCAGTACCAGAGAACCTTAATGAGGTTGCTGAAGATAGCAGGCTCCAACGTGTTGAATTTACCTCCCCTGCTCATACACTTCTCCGAGCTAAAGCAG GTGCAGAAACTTATGCATCCCCAAGAATTGCTGTGGTTGCGAAAGATAGCAAGCTTCCATCTATGGAATTCACTTCCCCTGCTCATACAGTCGCAACATTCCAGCCATATGCTGACGACATGCCTACTCCAAAATTCACCGCTAGT GAGAGGAATTTTTTGTTGTCTGTGTTAGAGCTGACCTCACCAGGCTTGAGGCCAGAAACTTCTCAGCAGCCATCTTGCAAGAGGGCTCTTCTTAATAGCCTTTGA
- the LOC112879287 gene encoding transcription factor MYB124 isoform X2: MATGPDLSSSSGAAAAAVPDAAPGASAKKDRTIVSWSAEEDSVLRAQIAHHGTDNWTIIAAQFKDKTARQCRRRWYNYLNSECKKGGWSREEDMLLCEAQKLLGNRWTEIAKVVSGRTDNAVKNRFSTLCKRRAKDDEPFQENGTPCSNTNAKRVLTKTGCVTPGAAGSSLPMKQISSDLKENIVPNMILFGQEKGTQQDARQPLANISSNNQQNLNTVKSQNLVATTTKTLLGPEQHCVKQEGNFMKKDDPKVAILLQQADLLCSLATKINHEDTSQSMDEAWQQLQHHLVKKEDNGMSENSGSGIASLLEELDDLIVDPYESKEEDEEKLREQNGQRQTDVENMQCSDPSQASMEVTSNMAPDEMMEDHTVGNCKEVSSLCRYMLSGSMEPCSGAKITASENLSEVAEDRRLQQVESTSPVLTDFDDFIIDPYENKEEDEQNLRELNGQIDVHDHQSYCPSQATMEDNNLCRNVLSGSMEPSPGAEKAASENLSEVAEKRRFQCMESTSPVPTNFQTKEYGETPVPENLNEVAEDSRLQRVEFTSPAHTLLRAKAGAETFASPRIAVVAKDSKLPSMEFSSPADTVIRAKAGAETYASPRIAVVAKDSKLPSMEFTSPAHTVATFQPYADDMPTPKFTASERNFLLSVLELTSPGLRPETSQQPSCKRALLNSL; this comes from the exons ATGGCGACCGGGCCCGATCtgagctcctcctccggcgccgccgcggcggccgtgccgGACGCCGCGCCGGGGGCCTCCGCCAAGAAGGACCGCACCATCGTCAGTTGGAGCGCCGAG GAGGACAGCGTGCTTCGTGCTCAAATCGCGCATCATGGTACCGATAA CTGGACAATTATAGCGGCGCAATTCAAGGACAAGACGGCCAGGCAGTGCAGGAGAAG ATGGTACAATTATTTGAACTCAGAGTGCAAGAAAGGCGGGTGGTCCAGGGAAGAGGATATGCTATTGTGTGAG GCTCAAAAACTTCTAGGCAACAGGTGGACTGAAATTGCTAAGGTTGTATCAGGAAG AACTGATAATGCAGTGAAGAATAGGTTTTCTACTTTATGCAAAAGGAGGGCCAAGGATGACGAGCCATTCCAAGAAAATGGTACACCATGTTCGAACACAAATGCAAAGAGGGTTCTCACAAAAACAGGATGTGTGACACCTGGTGCAGCAGGCTCCTCGCTGCCCATGAAGCAGATAAG TTCCGATTTGAAGGAGAACATTGTACCAAATATGATATTATTTGGACAGGAAAAGGGCACACAACAAGATGCCCGGCAACCTCTTGCTAACATTTCTTCAAATAATCAACAAAATCTGAATACAGTGAAATCCCAAAATCTTGTtgccacaaccacaaaaacattACTTGGTCCAGAACAACACT GTGTGAAGCAGGAGGGTAACTTCATGAAGAAGGATGATCCAAAAGTTGCTATTTTATTGCAGCAAGCTGATTTGCTTTGCTCCCTTGCAACAAAAATTAATCATGAGGATACAAGCCAAAGCATGGATGAAGCATGGCAG CAACTACAGCATCATTTAGTGAAAAAAGAGGACAATGGAATGTCAGAAAATAGCGGGTCTGGAATTGCTTCACTCTTAGAGGAACTTGATGATTTAATTGTTGACCCCTATGAGAGTAAAGAGGAAGATGAAGAGAAGTTAAG GGAGCAGAATGGACAAAGACAAACTGATGTGGAGAATATGCAATGTAGCGATCCTTCACAAGCTAGCATGGAAGTAACATCTAATATGGCCCCTGATGAAATGATGGAAGATCACACAGTAGGTAACTGCAAAGAAGTTAGTAGTCTTTGTAGATACATGCTTTCTGGAAGTATGGAACCTTGCTCAG GTGCAAAAATAACAGCATCTGAGAATTTGAGCGAGGTTGCCGAAGATAGAAGGCTTCAACAAGTGGAATCTACATCTCCTGTTCTAACAGATTTTGATGATTTTATCATAGACCCCTATGAGAATAAAGAGGAAGATGAACAAAACCTAAG GGAGCTGAATGGGCAGATTGATGTGCACGATCATCAGTCTTATTGTCCTTCACAAGCTACAATGGAAGATAATAATCTTTGCAGAAATGTGCTTTCTGGAAGTATGGAACCTTCACCAG GCGCAGAAAAAGCAGCATCTGAAAATTTGAGCGAGGTTGCCGAAAAAAGAAGATTTCAATGCATGGAATCTACCTCTCCCGTTCCAACAAATTTTCAAACTAAAGAGTATGGAGAAACACCAGTACCAGAGAACCTTAATGAGGTTGCTGAAGATAGCAGGCTCCAACGTGTTGAATTTACCTCCCCTGCTCATACACTTCTCCGAGCTAAAGCAGGTGCAGAAACATTTGCATCCCCAAGAATTGCTGTTGTTGCAAAAGATAGCAAGCTTCCATCTATGGAATTCAGTTCCCCTGCTGACACAGTTATCCGAGCTAAAGCAGGTGCAGAAACTTATGCATCCCCAAGAATTGCTGTGGTTGCGAAAGATAGCAAGCTTCCATCTATGGAATTCACTTCCCCTGCTCATACAGTCGCAACATTCCAGCCATATGCTGACGACATGCCTACTCCAAAATTCACCGCTAGT GAGAGGAATTTTTTGTTGTCTGTGTTAGAGCTGACCTCACCAGGCTTGAGGCCAGAAACTTCTCAGCAGCCATCTTGCAAGAGGGCTCTTCTTAATAGCCTTTGA
- the LOC112879287 gene encoding transcription factor MYB124 isoform X3, producing the protein MATGPDLSSSSGAAAAAVPDAAPGASAKKDRTIVSWSAEEDSVLRAQIAHHGTDNWTIIAAQFKDKTARQCRRRWYNYLNSECKKGGWSREEDMLLCEAQKLLGNRWTEIAKVVSGRTDNAVKNRFSTLCKRRAKDDEPFQENGTPCSNTNAKRVLTKTGCVTPGAAGSSLPMKQISSDLKENIVPNMILFGQEKGTQQDARQPLANISSNNQQNLNTVKSQNLVATTTKTLLGPEQHCVKQEGNFMKKDDPKVAILLQQADLLCSLATKINHEDTSQSMDEAWQQLQHHLVKKEDNGMSENSGSGIASLLEELDDLIVDPYESKEEDEEKLREQNGQRQTDVENMQCSDPSQASMEVTSNMAPDEMMEDHTVGNCKEVSSLCRYMLSGSMEPCSGAKITASENLSEVAEDRRLQQVESTSPVLTDFDDFIIDPYENKEEDEQNLRCLCIIPMIRELNGQIDVHDHQSYCPSQATMEDNNLCRNVLSGSMEPSPGAEKAASENLSEVAEKRRFQCMESTSPVPTNFQTKEYGETPVPENLNEVAEDSRLQRVEFTSPAHTLLRAKAGAETYASPRIAVVAKDSKLPSMEFTSPAHTVATFQPYADDMPTPKFTASERNFLLSVLELTSPGLRPETSQQPSCKRALLNSL; encoded by the exons ATGGCGACCGGGCCCGATCtgagctcctcctccggcgccgccgcggcggccgtgccgGACGCCGCGCCGGGGGCCTCCGCCAAGAAGGACCGCACCATCGTCAGTTGGAGCGCCGAG GAGGACAGCGTGCTTCGTGCTCAAATCGCGCATCATGGTACCGATAA CTGGACAATTATAGCGGCGCAATTCAAGGACAAGACGGCCAGGCAGTGCAGGAGAAG ATGGTACAATTATTTGAACTCAGAGTGCAAGAAAGGCGGGTGGTCCAGGGAAGAGGATATGCTATTGTGTGAG GCTCAAAAACTTCTAGGCAACAGGTGGACTGAAATTGCTAAGGTTGTATCAGGAAG AACTGATAATGCAGTGAAGAATAGGTTTTCTACTTTATGCAAAAGGAGGGCCAAGGATGACGAGCCATTCCAAGAAAATGGTACACCATGTTCGAACACAAATGCAAAGAGGGTTCTCACAAAAACAGGATGTGTGACACCTGGTGCAGCAGGCTCCTCGCTGCCCATGAAGCAGATAAG TTCCGATTTGAAGGAGAACATTGTACCAAATATGATATTATTTGGACAGGAAAAGGGCACACAACAAGATGCCCGGCAACCTCTTGCTAACATTTCTTCAAATAATCAACAAAATCTGAATACAGTGAAATCCCAAAATCTTGTtgccacaaccacaaaaacattACTTGGTCCAGAACAACACT GTGTGAAGCAGGAGGGTAACTTCATGAAGAAGGATGATCCAAAAGTTGCTATTTTATTGCAGCAAGCTGATTTGCTTTGCTCCCTTGCAACAAAAATTAATCATGAGGATACAAGCCAAAGCATGGATGAAGCATGGCAG CAACTACAGCATCATTTAGTGAAAAAAGAGGACAATGGAATGTCAGAAAATAGCGGGTCTGGAATTGCTTCACTCTTAGAGGAACTTGATGATTTAATTGTTGACCCCTATGAGAGTAAAGAGGAAGATGAAGAGAAGTTAAG GGAGCAGAATGGACAAAGACAAACTGATGTGGAGAATATGCAATGTAGCGATCCTTCACAAGCTAGCATGGAAGTAACATCTAATATGGCCCCTGATGAAATGATGGAAGATCACACAGTAGGTAACTGCAAAGAAGTTAGTAGTCTTTGTAGATACATGCTTTCTGGAAGTATGGAACCTTGCTCAG GTGCAAAAATAACAGCATCTGAGAATTTGAGCGAGGTTGCCGAAGATAGAAGGCTTCAACAAGTGGAATCTACATCTCCTGTTCTAACAGATTTTGATGATTTTATCATAGACCCCTATGAGAATAAAGAGGAAGATGAACAAAACCTAAG ATGCTTATGTATCATACCAATGATCAGGGAGCTGAATGGGCAGATTGATGTGCACGATCATCAGTCTTATTGTCCTTCACAAGCTACAATGGAAGATAATAATCTTTGCAGAAATGTGCTTTCTGGAAGTATGGAACCTTCACCAG GCGCAGAAAAAGCAGCATCTGAAAATTTGAGCGAGGTTGCCGAAAAAAGAAGATTTCAATGCATGGAATCTACCTCTCCCGTTCCAACAAATTTTCAAACTAAAGAGTATGGAGAAACACCAGTACCAGAGAACCTTAATGAGGTTGCTGAAGATAGCAGGCTCCAACGTGTTGAATTTACCTCCCCTGCTCATACACTTCTCCGAGCTAAAGCAG GTGCAGAAACTTATGCATCCCCAAGAATTGCTGTGGTTGCGAAAGATAGCAAGCTTCCATCTATGGAATTCACTTCCCCTGCTCATACAGTCGCAACATTCCAGCCATATGCTGACGACATGCCTACTCCAAAATTCACCGCTAGT GAGAGGAATTTTTTGTTGTCTGTGTTAGAGCTGACCTCACCAGGCTTGAGGCCAGAAACTTCTCAGCAGCCATCTTGCAAGAGGGCTCTTCTTAATAGCCTTTGA